The Pseudanabaena sp. ABRG5-3 genome includes the window GGCGGTGATGAATCAGACGGAACGGCGAAATTTAGGGGCACATTACACTTCTGAGAAGAATATCCAAAAGTTGATTAAGCCGCTTTTTTTAGATGATCTTTACACTGAGTTTGAGAAGGCTAAGGGCAATCGCAACAGGTTAAATGAGTTAAATCAAAAGATTGCAAATTTGCATTTTCTCGATCCTGCCTGTGGTTGCGGTAATTTTTTGATTATCACTTATCGGGAGTTGCGGGATTTAGAGATTTTGATTTTGTTGGAGTTGAATAAGAATGGGCAGTTGGTGACGGATGTTAGCTCAATTATTCAAGTGGATGTGGATCAGTTTGCGGGGATTGAATACGATGAGTTTGCGGTGCGGGTCGCTGAGGTGGCGATGTGGTTGATCGACCATCAGATGAATATCAAGGTTAGTAATGAGTTTGGGCAGTATTTTGTGCGTTTGCCTTTGAAGAAGGCGGCGAAGATTGTGCATGGTAATTCGTTACGGATTGATTGGCGCTCTTGTTCCCCTCCTTCAAAGGAGGGATTAGGGGTGGTTCCAAAGGTATCTACAACTTTTTCTAGTTTTTCTGTGCAAGGAGAGAGATTAAAAACCTCCCCTAGCCCCTCCTTCAAAGGAGGGGGACAGGAGTTAGGCGAGCAAGTTCCTTACAAGGCGATTAGTAATCTTAGTAGCAAGAAAGAGTTTCGGCGAGAGTTACGGAATAACGCAACTCCTGCGGAGGTGGCTTTGTGGAAAGCTTTACAGGGTAAGCAGTTGGATGGATTTAAGTTTAGAAGACAGCATTCAATTGGTAATTACATTTTGGATTTCTTTTGTCCGAGTGCTAATTTGGCGATCGAGTTGGATGGTGGTCAGCATTTTACGCAGGAGGGTAGGGAATATGATGCGGTTAGGGATGAATTTTTGTGGAGTGTGGGAATTACAGTGTTGCGTTATGCCAATAATTTGATTTTTGAGAACTTAGAGGGAGTGTTAGAGGATGTTAGAGAGCATTTAAGAACCTCCCCTACCCCCTTGAAAGGAGGGGAACAAGAAGATAAGAAGGAGTCTTACTCCCCTCCTTTCAAGGAGGAGCAGGGGGTGGTCTTTGACTATATTTTAGGGAATCCGCCTTTTGTGGGTAAGCATTTGCAAAGTGCTGAGCAGAAGTCGGATATGGAGATGATTTTTGCTGGGGTGAATGGGGCTGGGGTATTAGATTATGTTTGCGCTTGGTACTTGAAAGCTGCTCAATATCTAAACTCTTGTTCCCCTCCTTTAAAGGAGGGGCTAGGGGAGGTCAAATGTGCTTTTGTTAGCACAAGTTCCATATCTCAAGGTGAGCAGGTAGGGATTCTATGGCAAGAGCTTTACAACCGATACAAGATTAAAATTCATTTTGCTCATCGTACTTTTAGTTGGAGTAATGAGGCAAAAGGTAATGCGGCTGTGCATTGTGTGATTATTGGCTTTGGGGTGCAGGATGTTGAGAATAAAAGGATTTTTGATTATGCAGATATCAAGGGTGAACCGACGGAAAAAAGAGTTAGAAACATTAATCCATATCTGGCTGAGGGGAATGATTTAGTAATTCTTAAAAGAACTAAGCCAATTTGTAATGTACCCTCAATGTTAGCTGGTAATAAGGCTATAGATGGTGGAAACTTGATTTTTACCGATCAAGAGAAAGAGCAATTTACTAAAGCAGAGCCTTTATCAGCTAAATATTTTAAGCAATTTATTGGTTCAGATGAATTTATAAATGGGAAAAGTCGATGGTGTCTTTGGCTAGTTGATGCCCAGCCGCAGGAATTAAAGAAAATGCCTTTGGTAATGAAAAGAATAGAAAATGTGAGACAAATACGATTGGCAAGTCCTGATAAGCAAGCCCGTTTTTTAGCTGACTATCCTACAACTTTCAGAGATAAGCATAATCCCGATTCTGCAATTATTGTTCCATTAGTTTCATCTGAGAATAGAAAGTATGTACCTTTTGGATTTATTGATAAAAATATAGTCCCAAGCAATCTTTGCTCTTTTATTGCTGATTCTAGCTTGTATCTCTTTGGTGTTCTCACTTCAGAAATGCACATGACTTGGGTGAGGTATGTTTGTGGAAGATTAGAAAGCCGTTTTCGTTATTCCAATACAATCGTTTACAACAACTATCCATTCCCTGAAAACGTCAGTGACAAACAAAAGCAAAAAGTTGAAGATGCGGCGCGGGTGGTTTTGGCGGTGCGCGAGAAATACACCTCCCCTAGCCCCTCCTTTCAAGGAGGGGAACAAGAGACAGATCAAGGTGATCTGATAGAAGGAGAAAACCCAAAAGGAATAAAAGAGTCTTACTCCCCTCCTTTGAAGGAGGGGCAGGGGGTGGTTAGATCCAGCCTTGCTGATCTCTACGATCCCCTCACCATGCCGCCCAACTTGGTAAAAGCACATCAATCCCTAGACAAAGCCGTAGACCTTTGCTATCGTCCCCAGCCCTTCGTTAGCGAACTAAATCGTATTGAGTATTTATTTAGCCTCTATGAAGCCCTAAGTGCGCCATTGCTGAAAGTCGAGAAGAAAAAACGGGTTAAGAAGAAGGAATAAAGTAAATTTTCCAGTAATCTAACAATCAAACGGAGTTAAATATATGCAAACATTACCTAAAATCGAAGAAACCTTAATCGCAGTCATCAAGACCTTACCAACCGAAAAACAGCAAGCACTATTAGAATTTGCCGAATTTCTGCAATCTAAAACAACACCTAAAGCCCCAAGCAAAAGCATCAAAGGCTTATGGGCAAATGCAGATATTAACCTCACCGAAGAAGAACTTGCCGCAACTAGAAAAGAAATGTGGGCAAACTTTCCCAAGGATATTGAAATATGAAACTTATCCAATATTCAAACAATTTGGTAGCTTTAAAACGCAGATGTAGTTAAACAGTCTTCTGATATGGCGATCGCGAATCTTTACCACTACTTTTAAACCACATACCTTACCGATAGTTGCGATGATTATTTTGAAAATTCTTGGGATAACATGATTCTTTCATTAGGTTATTGCTAGTTATGTCTCTAGAACAAATATCTTGCCCGATCGCCTTCCAGCAATATCCCAAAATTCTGTTGGCGCATGGTGGGGGGGGGCGGTTAACGCATCAACTTATTTCTGAGATATTTTCCCCTGCTTTTGGGATGGGCGATCGCGCTCAACAGGATGCTGCGACTATTTCATTGTCGGGGCAGAAATTAGCTTTTACGACGGATTCCTATGTGGTGAAACCAATGTTTTTTGCGGGGGGAGACATTGGTGCTTTAGCAGTCAATGGAACCGTCAATGATTTGGCGATGGTGGGTGCAAAACCTCTGTATTTGAGTGCAGGCTTTATTTTGGAAGAGGGTTTGCCAATGGAAATCCTATGGCGCGTGGTGCAATCGATGCGTCAGGCTGCCGAGATAGCAGGAGTGCAGATTGTCACGGGTGACACGAAAGTGGTCGATCGCGGTAAGGGTGATGGCATTTTTATTAATACATCAGGAATTGGGGCGATCGCGACGGATCTAGAAATTGCACCACATTCAATTCGTGAAGGGGATGTGATTCTCTTGAATGGCGATATTGGTCGTCATGGCATCGCCATAATGGCGGCGCGAGAAGGTTTGGAATTTGAGTCGGAGATTCAGAGCGACTGTATGGCTTTGGCGGATGTGGTGGTGGCGCTGCTAGAGGGAGGTGTGGAAATTCATGCGATGCGCGATTTAACCCGTGGCGGCTTGGCAACTTCAATCAATGAATTAGCGAGTACAGCTAATGTGAATATCACCCTAGAAGAATCAGAAATTGCTGTGCAAGAGGATGTTCGCGCAGTCTGTGAGATTTTGGGGCTTGATCCGCTCTATGTAGCCAATGAGGGGAGATTTGTGGCGTTTGTTCCTGAGTCAGAAGCTGAGAAAGCGATCGCCATTGCTCGAAGTTTCCCTGAGGCTGGAGGACAGATGCGTGTGATTGGCAGAGTTGGAGATCGTGGACAGACGATCGTATCTATGCGTGGTCAGATCGGAGTGAGTCGGATTTTGAGTATGCTTAGTGGCGAGCAGTTGCCCCGCATTTGCTAATTCAATGGTGGCGCTTTGCGCCACTATTAAATTAGCAAATGCTTTGGCATTGCGTGAGTCCTATAATAGAAGAAGAGAAATTAAATCTACCTTTGGAAAAATTGAGGGAAGTTAATTTCAAAAGGAGGTAAAAATGATTACCACAGCCGCTAAACGACCATTATCCTATTCCATAGATGCCATCAAGCATGATGCTTGTAATCTCGTTGAGGAAGGTTGCATCAGTCGTTTACAACCCATTTATAAACTCTGTCAGTTTTATGGTGATCGCGATTGGGTCTGTATCGAATGTGAGTTAGAACGCCACGAATTTTTCCTACGCGATCGCATTATTGATTTACTAGATGGCGAAGAAATACGCGAAGATTAGCTATTAGCCATTTGAAAACAGGCTAAAGCTTCTTCCATTGTCACTTCGGGAAAATGCTTATAAAAATAGCTGACACTTACAAACACTTCAGGACGTTCTAATAAAATGATGTTGTCGATCCGTGATGAGATCGCTTTGGGCATTCGTAGGGGCGCAACAGGAGCTGCTAGCCAAATTTCTTTGTAGGGTAAGGTTTTCATCGCCGCCGCAATCACAGCGATCGTTGCGCCTGTAGCAATACCATCGTCAACAAGGATTGCGGTCTTGTCAGCGATTTCTAACTGCGGTCGGAATGGTTGAAATGCTTGCAATAGTCCATCAGCCTTAGTCCTTGCATAGTGAACAGCATGAGCCCATTCGCTAGGAGAGCAATATTGCCTGCCCATATCTAGCATATAGCCGTCAGCCGTGATCGCACCTAGAGCGGTTTCAGGATTAATCGGCAGCACTATTTTTTTGGCGATCGCTACATCCAACGGACAACCAAGTTGCTGTGCGATCGGGGCAGCAACTAATATACCGCCACGGGGAATCCCATACACAATCGGGTTCTCAGGCTTTGCTTTGACAATTAATTCGGCTAATTGACTGCCAGCATCATGCCGATCTTCAAACAAACCAAGTACCTGCATGGAGCGCAAAACCTCCTCAAGAAAAGCCTTGGGTAAACCAAGCGTCAAATTCTTAATGATCTATTCATTTCCATTATATGCGTTCGAGATTGTTTCCCCGCCGAAGGTAGGGAAACAATCCTCTGTAATACCAAAACTCAAAATACAGCAATTACCAATCAAAAGAACCACAAGAAAAATTTTGAAAGCGTTGCTTTGCAACGCTTTCAAAATTTTTCTTGGTTTTGGTTTGAGCACAAAGTGCTGTAAGTGGCGGCGCAAAGCGCTGCCGACCTTTATTTGACTATTTCCTTAAAAACCTTGCCATCAGAGCCAATTAATTGCACCTGCATCGGCATTTGTCCATAGGCATGGGTGGAGCAACTTAAGCAAGGATCGAAATTGCGAATCCCTGCTTCTACCCGATTGAGAAAACCTTCGGACACATCGCCATTGTGAATATAATGCTGAGCAATCTGAGCAACGGTTTTATTCATCGCCAGATTGTTATGCCCTGTAGCAATAATCAAGTTAACTTTCTTAATTACTCCATTTTCATCGACGTTGTAGTGATGAAACAATGTGCCGCGAGGAGCTTCGCTTACGCCAATACCTTCGAGGGCATTGATTCCTGCTTGGGCGCGAGTATGGGATGACATCACATCGGGATCTTCCACAAGTTCCGCAATCTTCTCCACCGCAGCAAGAATCTCAATCAACCGCGCATAGTGATAGAAGAATGAAGAGGTTGCCACCCTGCCACCCGCGCGATCGCGAAATTCCTGTAGCTCCTGATTGGCTTTAGGCGTATCGATATATTCACAAACATTCAGCCGCGCAAGAGGCCCTACGCGATAGATGCCATCGGGATAGCCAAGGGGTTTGTAATAGGGAAATTTGAGATATGACCAAGGCTCAACGGCTTCACCGATATATTGTTGATAGTCGTCTTCACTGAGGCGATCGGCGACAATCTGCCCTTGACTATCCACAAAGCGAATATGTCCGCCGTAATGCTCCCATTCACCTTTTTTGCCGACTAAGCTCATAAATAGCGATGGAAATTTCCCAAAAACATCAACTTCTGTTTGCAGTTCGATTAATAAATTTTTAAATAATCCTAAAGCATTCTCAATGGTAGCGAGGGATTCGGGCAGGCGATCGAGTATCCATGCGCGACCTTCTTCACTCAGAGGCGATCTCACACCACCTGCCACCGCCCAAGCCGTATGAATTTTTTTTGCTCCCAAAATTTCAATTATTTGCTGACCAAATTGCCGTAAGCGGATGCCACCCCTCGCTAGATCGGGATTTGCCGCCATTAAGCCAAATACATTTCTCGTGGCAGGATTACTATCCCAACCGAGCAGAAAATCGGGGGAACTAAGGTGGAAAAAAGAAAGGGCGTGGGATTGGGTAATTTGGGCAAGATTCATCATCCGTCGCAGTTTCTCGCCCGCAGCAGGAATCTTGACTGCTAATAATTTATCCCCTGTTTTCGCGGATGCTAGTAAATGACTCACGGGGCAGATGCCACAAATGCGTGAGGTAATTCCCGCCATTTCCCACATGGGACGACCTTCGCAAAACTTCTCAAAGCCGCGATATTCCACGACATGAAAATGAGCATCCGACACTTCGCCAAGATCATCTAGAAAGATCGAGATTTTGGCATGACCTTCAATGCGAGTGACGGGATCGATTACTACTGTTTTTGCCATGACTAGACTCTCTCAATATTTATTTCTTATTCCCCTCTCCCTATGGGAGAGGGGCTAGGGGTGAGGGCTATCCAAACTTAATCATTTCGCGACCTTCCATTAAAGGCATTTCACCCTTGAGTAAAGGTGCGATCGCTGCCTTAATCCGATCCGCCGATGGAGGACAACCAGGGATATACATATCCACTTTCACCACTTCATGCACGGGCATCACTTTTTCTAATAGCTCAGGAACAATCCCAGGGGCTTTTGGGAGTTGTGGTGTAATATCACCCAGTTCCAAGTAACTACGACGCAACACCGTATCCGCATTAT containing:
- the hypE gene encoding hydrogenase expression/formation protein HypE yields the protein MSLEQISCPIAFQQYPKILLAHGGGGRLTHQLISEIFSPAFGMGDRAQQDAATISLSGQKLAFTTDSYVVKPMFFAGGDIGALAVNGTVNDLAMVGAKPLYLSAGFILEEGLPMEILWRVVQSMRQAAEIAGVQIVTGDTKVVDRGKGDGIFINTSGIGAIATDLEIAPHSIREGDVILLNGDIGRHGIAIMAAREGLEFESEIQSDCMALADVVVALLEGGVEIHAMRDLTRGGLATSINELASTANVNITLEESEIAVQEDVRAVCEILGLDPLYVANEGRFVAFVPESEAEKAIAIARSFPEAGGQMRVIGRVGDRGQTIVSMRGQIGVSRILSMLSGEQLPRIC
- a CDS encoding DNA methyltransferase encodes the protein MPLSWNEIKQRAIAFSKEWENETSEKSESQSFWNEFFNVFGISRRRVGSFELPIKKADNKQGFIDLLWKGTILVEHKSRGKDLDKATQQAKDYFPNLKEHELPKYILVSDFQKFRLYDLDTDVNHEFELKDFVNHVHLFGFMAGYEKRVYKDEDPVNIEAAELMGKLHDRLKEIGYSGHDLEMYLVRLLFCMFADDTGIFNKGIFWEYIDLHTKEDGSDLAMHIASIFHVLNTPNDRRLKNLDENLAQFPYVNGKLFEEMVQPAAFDRDMREMLLKACGFDWGKISPAIFGSMFQAVMNQTERRNLGAHYTSEKNIQKLIKPLFLDDLYTEFEKAKGNRNRLNELNQKIANLHFLDPACGCGNFLIITYRELRDLEILILLELNKNGQLVTDVSSIIQVDVDQFAGIEYDEFAVRVAEVAMWLIDHQMNIKVSNEFGQYFVRLPLKKAAKIVHGNSLRIDWRSCSPPSKEGLGVVPKVSTTFSSFSVQGERLKTSPSPSFKGGGQELGEQVPYKAISNLSSKKEFRRELRNNATPAEVALWKALQGKQLDGFKFRRQHSIGNYILDFFCPSANLAIELDGGQHFTQEGREYDAVRDEFLWSVGITVLRYANNLIFENLEGVLEDVREHLRTSPTPLKGGEQEDKKESYSPPFKEEQGVVFDYILGNPPFVGKHLQSAEQKSDMEMIFAGVNGAGVLDYVCAWYLKAAQYLNSCSPPLKEGLGEVKCAFVSTSSISQGEQVGILWQELYNRYKIKIHFAHRTFSWSNEAKGNAAVHCVIIGFGVQDVENKRIFDYADIKGEPTEKRVRNINPYLAEGNDLVILKRTKPICNVPSMLAGNKAIDGGNLIFTDQEKEQFTKAEPLSAKYFKQFIGSDEFINGKSRWCLWLVDAQPQELKKMPLVMKRIENVRQIRLASPDKQARFLADYPTTFRDKHNPDSAIIVPLVSSENRKYVPFGFIDKNIVPSNLCSFIADSSLYLFGVLTSEMHMTWVRYVCGRLESRFRYSNTIVYNNYPFPENVSDKQKQKVEDAARVVLAVREKYTSPSPSFQGGEQETDQGDLIEGENPKGIKESYSPPLKEGQGVVRSSLADLYDPLTMPPNLVKAHQSLDKAVDLCYRPQPFVSELNRIEYLFSLYEALSAPLLKVEKKKRVKKKE
- a CDS encoding phosphoribosyltransferase, translated to MTLGLPKAFLEEVLRSMQVLGLFEDRHDAGSQLAELIVKAKPENPIVYGIPRGGILVAAPIAQQLGCPLDVAIAKKIVLPINPETALGAITADGYMLDMGRQYCSPSEWAHAVHYARTKADGLLQAFQPFRPQLEIADKTAILVDDGIATGATIAVIAAAMKTLPYKEIWLAAPVAPLRMPKAISSRIDNIILLERPEVFVSVSYFYKHFPEVTMEEALACFQMANS
- a CDS encoding Ni/Fe hydrogenase subunit alpha, with product MAKTVVIDPVTRIEGHAKISIFLDDLGEVSDAHFHVVEYRGFEKFCEGRPMWEMAGITSRICGICPVSHLLASAKTGDKLLAVKIPAAGEKLRRMMNLAQITQSHALSFFHLSSPDFLLGWDSNPATRNVFGLMAANPDLARGGIRLRQFGQQIIEILGAKKIHTAWAVAGGVRSPLSEEGRAWILDRLPESLATIENALGLFKNLLIELQTEVDVFGKFPSLFMSLVGKKGEWEHYGGHIRFVDSQGQIVADRLSEDDYQQYIGEAVEPWSYLKFPYYKPLGYPDGIYRVGPLARLNVCEYIDTPKANQELQEFRDRAGGRVATSSFFYHYARLIEILAAVEKIAELVEDPDVMSSHTRAQAGINALEGIGVSEAPRGTLFHHYNVDENGVIKKVNLIIATGHNNLAMNKTVAQIAQHYIHNGDVSEGFLNRVEAGIRNFDPCLSCSTHAYGQMPMQVQLIGSDGKVFKEIVK
- a CDS encoding DUF2281 domain-containing protein; its protein translation is MQTLPKIEETLIAVIKTLPTEKQQALLEFAEFLQSKTTPKAPSKSIKGLWANADINLTEEELAATRKEMWANFPKDIEI
- a CDS encoding DUF4327 family protein: MITTAAKRPLSYSIDAIKHDACNLVEEGCISRLQPIYKLCQFYGDRDWVCIECELERHEFFLRDRIIDLLDGEEIRED